The segment TTGCCGTTCGGCTTACGCCAGAGACTCGTCTGGTCTTGGTGGCGGAACACGCCCCGGCGTTGCATGAGCCGTTAGTTCGCGATGTGCTGCGTACCTTAAACCTGCAACCCGCGCAGGTAATGACGCTCACGCCAGAACAGCTCCAGATGCTACCGGAACAGGTGGATTGTGCGGGCTGGTTGCTGGGTGTCGATAGCTCGCATCCTTTTAATGGCGTCACTTTTGCGACCGCCGCTTTCAATGAATTAATCAGTAGCGGTGCGGCGAAACGCGCCCTCTGGCAACAGATGTGTAACCATGACA is part of the Pantoea phytobeneficialis genome and harbors:
- a CDS encoding DNA polymerase III subunit psi, producing MTSRRDWLLQQMGITQYQLRRPRVLQGEIAVRLTPETRLVLVAEHAPALHEPLVRDVLRTLNLQPAQVMTLTPEQLQMLPEQVDCAGWLLGVDSSHPFNGVTFATAAFNELISSGAAKRALWQQMCNHDSHLFSHP